Proteins from one Juglans microcarpa x Juglans regia isolate MS1-56 chromosome 1S, Jm3101_v1.0, whole genome shotgun sequence genomic window:
- the LOC121245812 gene encoding non-specific lipid transfer protein GPI-anchored 5-like codes for MAQGKFEMGVVLVLVTMLWAGAEAQSSCTNVIISLSPCLNYITGNSSTPSSGCCSQLASVVRSQPQCLCEVINGGGSSLGVNVNRTQALGLPSACNVQTPPLSRCNAASPADSPAGTPDSSNTVPSGGGSKTVPSTDDGSSAGSSIKLSISHLFFLLCAAAFASSFTT; via the exons ATGGCGCAAGGAAAGTTTGAGATGGGTGTGGTCCTAGTCCTAGTGACCATGCTCTGGGCAGGAGCTGAGGCTCAGTCGAGCTGTACAAATGTGATAATCAGCTTGTCACCATGCCTAAACTACATTACCGGCAACTCCTCCACCCCATCTTCAGGATGCTGCTCGCAGCTCGCCTCCGTAGTCCGTTCGCAGCCGCAGTGCTTGTGTGAGGTCATTAATGGTGGTGGCTCGTCGCTGGGGGTCAACGTCAACCGAACTCAGGCTCTAGGCCTTCCTAGTGCTTGTAATGTTCAGACTCCACCCCTTAGCCGCTGTAACG CTGCTTCTCCAGCCGACTCCCCCGCAGGAACACCAGACTCTTCAAACACAGTTCCTTCAG GAGGAGGATCTAAAACTGTCCCATCGACAGACGACGGTTCATCAGCTGGAAGTTCCATCAAGTTGTCGATTTCGcatctcttcttccttctttgtgCTGCAGCATTTGCTTCATCCTTCACCACATAA
- the LOC121246194 gene encoding non-specific lipid transfer protein GPI-anchored 5-like isoform X2 — protein MALRGIGMALFLVLFSMLLARSAAQSGCIGVLLGMSPCLNYITGKSSTPSSSCCSQLASVVKSQPQCLCTALNGGGAALGITINRTLVLALPGACNVQTPPISRCNAAKGPASSPVASPVGSPEGAPGSGTSSNELSNSSTSSSEPGAGSKTVPMTGASSSNGAVVEMPLQVVLLSIFMAAYSSLCCSF, from the exons ATGGCCTTAAGAGGGATTGGCATGGCTCTGTTCTTGGTCCTATTCAGCATGCTGTTGGCTAGATCTGCTGCTCAATCAGGCTGCATCGGTGTGCTCCTTGGCATGTCTCCATGCCTTAACTACATCACTGGGAAATCTTCAACCCCATCTTCTTCCTGCTGCTCACAGCTTGCGAGTGTTGTAAAATCCCAGCCACAATGCCTTTGTACGGCGCttaatggtggtggtgcagcATTGGGCATTACAATCAACCGGACGCTTGTTCTTGCACTCCCAGGTGCTTGCAATGTGCAAACTCCGCCCATCAGCCGGTGTAATG CTGCTAAAGGACCAGCATCATCCCCTGTGGCTTCCCCAGTTGGTTCACCGGAAGGGGCACCTGGGAGTGGGACCTCTTCAAATGAACTTTCAAACTCTTCAACTAGCTCATCAGAACCAG GAGCTGGATCTAAAACAGTTCCAATGACCGGTGCAAGCTCTTCCAACGGTGCTGTTGTAGAAATGCCTCTTCAAGTCGTCCTTCTTTCCATCTTCATGGCCGCATATAGTTCACTTTGCTGCAGCTTCTGA
- the LOC121246194 gene encoding non-specific lipid transfer protein GPI-anchored 5-like isoform X1, with translation MASYKSLSLGIGMALFLVLFSMLLARSAAQSGCIGVLLGMSPCLNYITGKSSTPSSSCCSQLASVVKSQPQCLCTALNGGGAALGITINRTLVLALPGACNVQTPPISRCNAAKGPASSPVASPVGSPEGAPGSGTSSNELSNSSTSSSEPGAGSKTVPMTGASSSNGAVVEMPLQVVLLSIFMAAYSSLCCSF, from the exons AGGGATTGGCATGGCTCTGTTCTTGGTCCTATTCAGCATGCTGTTGGCTAGATCTGCTGCTCAATCAGGCTGCATCGGTGTGCTCCTTGGCATGTCTCCATGCCTTAACTACATCACTGGGAAATCTTCAACCCCATCTTCTTCCTGCTGCTCACAGCTTGCGAGTGTTGTAAAATCCCAGCCACAATGCCTTTGTACGGCGCttaatggtggtggtgcagcATTGGGCATTACAATCAACCGGACGCTTGTTCTTGCACTCCCAGGTGCTTGCAATGTGCAAACTCCGCCCATCAGCCGGTGTAATG CTGCTAAAGGACCAGCATCATCCCCTGTGGCTTCCCCAGTTGGTTCACCGGAAGGGGCACCTGGGAGTGGGACCTCTTCAAATGAACTTTCAAACTCTTCAACTAGCTCATCAGAACCAG GAGCTGGATCTAAAACAGTTCCAATGACCGGTGCAAGCTCTTCCAACGGTGCTGTTGTAGAAATGCCTCTTCAAGTCGTCCTTCTTTCCATCTTCATGGCCGCATATAGTTCACTTTGCTGCAGCTTCTGA